One Phaseolus vulgaris cultivar G19833 chromosome 2, P. vulgaris v2.0, whole genome shotgun sequence DNA window includes the following coding sequences:
- the LOC137810520 gene encoding uncharacterized protein, protein MATLSFGIATTSVSAAAGYRRRSNSRWRTPTILSVGWDPEGVLGRPQTGHLARLEFRRRLERDSEAREAFERQVQEDKERRQTLRQSRIVPDTPEELIEYLLDTEAQEIEFEIARMRPRLDEGFFAQLKFELGQLRFAVKKTEHMEERQIELEALEKAIQEGIEAYDKMQGELIKARANLTKILTSKDVKATLLDMVEKNELNRSLLALLDENIANAHRGNQKQAAEYMEKLRGSVIRYITV, encoded by the exons ATGGCCACGCTTAGCTTTGGCATCGCTACCACAAGTGTGAGTGCTGCCGCTGGTTATCGTAGGAGAAGCAACAGCAGGTGGCGCACACCCACAATTTTGTCCGTTGGATGG GACCCCGAAGGCGTGCTTGGCCGACCCCAAACCGGCCACCTCGCCAGGCTCGAGTTTCGAAGACGCCTCGAGAGAGACTCGGAAGCACGCGAAGCCTTCGAACGTCAAGTTCAGGAAGACAAAGAACGCCGTCAAACCCTTCGACAA TCCCGTATTGTGCCCGATACTCCCGAAGAGCTCATTGAATACCTCCTTGACACTGAAGCTCAGGAGATTGAGTTTGAGATTGCAAGAATGAGACCACG ATTGGATGAGGGATTCTTTGCACAACTGAAGTTCGAGTTAGGACAACTTCGATTCGCGGTTAAGAAAACAGAG CACATGGAAGAAAGACAGATTGAACTGGAGGCTCTAGAGAAAGCCATACAGGAAGGAATAG AAGCCTATGATAAGATGCAAGGTGAACTCATAAAAGCCAGGGCAAACCTAACCAAAATATTGACATCAAAGGATGTAAAAGCAACT TTGCTGGATATGGTTGAAAAGAATGAACTTAATAGATCTTTGTTGGCACTTCTAGATGAAAACATAGCAAATGCACATAGGGGTAACCAG AAACAGGCTGCAGAATACATGGAGAAGCTCCGGGGGTCTGTTATTAGGTACATTACAGTTTAG